From a single Podarcis raffonei isolate rPodRaf1 chromosome 10, rPodRaf1.pri, whole genome shotgun sequence genomic region:
- the BTG1 gene encoding protein BTG1, whose protein sequence is MHPALYTRASMIREIAAAVGFISKFLRTKGLMNERQLQTFSQSLQELLAEHYKHHWFPEKPCKGSGYRCIRINHKMDPLIGQAAQRIGLSGQELFRLLPSELTLWVDPYEVSYRIGEDGSICVLYEATPAGASQNSTSMQMVDSRISCKEELLLGRTSPSKSYNMMTVSG, encoded by the exons ATGCATCCTGCCCTTTACACCCGGGCCAGCATGATACGCGAAATCGCCGCGGCCGTGGGCTTCATCTCCAAGTTCCTGCGCACCAAGGGGCTGATGAACGAGCGGCAGCTGCAGACTTTCAGCCAGAGCCTGCAGGAGCTGTTGGCAG AACACTATAAACACCACTGGTTCCCTGAAAAGCCATGCAAAGGATCGGGCTATCGCTGTATCCGGATCAACCATAAAATGGATCCCTTGATTGGGCAGGCAGCACAACGAATTGGACTCAGCGGTCAAGAACTGTTCCGGCTTCTTCCAAGTGAACTCACTCTCTGGGTCGACCCTTACGAGGTATCCTATCGCATCGGAGAGGATGGCTCAATCTGTGTGCTGTATGAAGCCACACCAGCAGGAgctagccaaaacagcaccagcaTGCAAATGGTAGACAGCAGAATAAGCTGTAAGGAAGAACTTCTCTTGGGCAGAACCAGTCCCTCCAAGAGCTACAATATGATGACTGTATCAGGTTAA